The following is a genomic window from Miscanthus floridulus cultivar M001 chromosome 14, ASM1932011v1, whole genome shotgun sequence.
GTCGCGTACGGGCCGGGCCGTTTTCGGACCGGGCCATGCAACCGTGCTTCGGACCGGGCCGAAAGCACGCGGGCTGCATGCTAATCTTTAGGTGACCCATGTAAGATGGTTCGGTTACAGACAGACAGAGCGCGCGTGCACAGAAGCTGACGAGTCCACTACTACTGAGCCTCAGTGTCACTAAATATGCTGCATCGGAGCCGCATCTCATCTTCAGATCTCCTCACACTGCTAGTGCTAGACCATCTGAGTAACATCATGCTCGATCTTTCTCCTTTGAAGCCCGATGACAATTGCCATCCACATCCATAAGATTCACCATCGGCCGGAGCGCCGCCCTAGCGGCCCGGCATCACCAGTCTTGTTAATCGGGACGGTGATCCAATCCCACCACAACTAACTGTGTCCTACGTATTCACTGCTACTTCCATCATGGCCTAATCCGCATCGAGTCCTGGTCCAAGACCTACATGCATCACCCCTATGTCTTTATCAGTCTTGGAGCGCTGGAGCTCTTCGAGCACAAAGATGAGCGACGGCCCAGACATGTTCCCACTTCCCATACTCGGCTAGCACTCTACGGCCTGCCGTGAGTTTGCCGGGCCTCAACTCGAGCGCTTCCTCACGCTGTCTAGCATGGCGCGTCCAGAAAAGGTCGTTCCAATGCATCTGGAATGACCTCTTCTGGACAGTGCATCCAGGTGGGCACTGTCATGAAAGACAAGATCCATAGATTACCTATGTACTCCGATCCCTCCGTTTATTTATCTGACTCGGGCACGGTGACCAATATCGTGATCCAACCAGTCTCGACTGACAATAAATCCGGAGATCTGTTTTAACTGGGCCGGCATCGGTTGATTTACTGATAAATCTGCCGCTAACTGCGCTCCAAACGTCGTTACCGTGCTAACAGCGCGCATTTCTGTCTTTTCCGGCGCGCGTTTCCTTCTTTCCCTTCTCACCGCGCCCTCCATCGGCCACACatctggccctgttcggcttaccccatatttagtttgttcggcttgtttttttagtcggaacagtatttttccctcacaacaattcagccagaacagtgtttttcagtcagtttcaaccaagtttcagaccagcgaacgaggccagatctgtttctttctctttcttcttctgttAGCCCGCCTGCCTACTATGAAAAAATTGGCCTCCAAATTCCCCCTGCTGCATGCAAATTTTCAAGCCAAAATTCTTTTACCGCCGTTGTCTTTCTCTTTCCTCGGTGTGCCATGCATGTTCTATATAAAAGCCGGTCATGGCTGGCATCCTTCCTCCATCTCTCTCTGTCCCCGATTTAGAGATCGACCAAAACCAACGCCATGTATAAAAGCACATCGAAATTCACAAAGAGATTGAATATTTTTCTCAAATTAAAAGTGATGGAATAGAGAAAGGTTGTACATCTACATGCATGTATGCGCGTGTCGTGGGATCTCGGACGGAGGAGGTCCAAAAGacatagaaaaaaaatcaagaagGAAAGAGAAGAGCCCACTCCCTAATTTAATCCCCGGCTGCTGAGCACGTGCTTGTTTCACTGCAGTAGTTAGTAGTATGCAAGGAAATCAGAAGCCGTAACAGAGAAATCTCAAGTGCACAACGCACGGCCCAGCACCCTCGCACGCGGCCTTTGAGGGTGTCGACGCCACGCACCACATCCACATGACCCCCGTGGGCCAGTGGTGGGCCTAGCGCCTGCCGGGCCACATCACCTCGCCACCATGCGAGCACGGCAGCAGCAGCGCCGAAGGCCGAACCCGTCCGACCCTGGTCACGGCCGGCCCACGCCTCCAAAGGGCTTAAAGAAACCCGGTTTAAAAATGCTTAAAATGTGTTTGCcgctatgtttgtgtttgtggttTTCGCTTTTGTTGCTGTGAGCAGTGGTTTGCTAGTTGATAGAGTTGTCTTAATTAGACCCTGTTTGTTTCCCATAGCAAATCTTTTGCTCTGCACTTTTAGTctatttttttttggcaaatgGATCCAAATAGATAGGCTAAAAGTGAGCAAAAGGAGAGGCTAAAGTTTAATCCATTTGCACCCCAAAAGATGCAAAACTGAGCTAAAAGCATTTGGGGATGTGAATGACACCTCATTTTGcacttttagcccttttttttttttgccatggaTCCAAACACCGAAgcaaggactaaagtttagcagcAAAAGTTTAGGGGctaaggtggtgtttaaatccagatgctaaagtttaggggtgtcacatcggagtatttgatagtaataataaaacaaattacagaagtcatCAGTAAtctgcgagatgaatttattaagcctaattaatctatcattaacatatgtttattgtagcactacattattaaatcatggactaattaggcttaaaaattcgtctcccAAATTAGTCGTaatatgtgtaattagttattttttagtctatatttaatactccgtgcACTTTTGTCATGGTAAATGGATCAAACATGCTGTTAGTCTCCGTAGGTGTGATCTCCTTTTGCAAATCTCTCGTGGGGTTAGGTTAGGCGCGAGTCTTTTTCTTTATCATCGTCAATACATAATAATACAATCTGCAGCTATCATGCTCGGCCCGTTTAAAAACTTCACTAAAAAAGGGAAATTAGAGAACCCCTAGATCACAAATGTGCCGAAAAAGGAAAGAAGAAGAACTCTCCTGTCCGGTGGCCAACGTGACAGCCGACAAGAACCCCCCGTTGCCTTCTCCACTTCCCCCTTTCCCTgctcagctcagctcagctcTGCTCCTCCCTTCCCTTCGCCTCCCCAGCCAAGCAAAGCGAAAAAGCACAGCAAAGCAAAGCCGATCCCCACCCCAGTCAGGAATCGCCACCGGCGGAAGCAAGCCAAgcatcaccccccccccccccccccccccccccccccccctccctcatCCCCCGGATCACCCACCCGTCCATGGATCCGGCGGCCGAGCCACCAGCGGCGGCGTGGCCGCCATGGACATCACTCCTTCTGCGGGCGCTAAGCCGGCGTCGGACCTGGGTAGCGCTCTTCCTCGCCGTGTACGCGGCGCTGCTCTCCTCCTCCTGGTCCCTACTCGCCTCCGTCCGCGCCTGGTACTACTCCTCCGCCTCGGCGCCCGTGTGGCCCGCCGCGCTGTACGCCTCGGTCATGTACGGCGCGGTGTTCGGGCTGCTCTCCATGGGGGCGGCACTGGCCGTGGCCGCGCCCGCCATGCTCGTCACCTGGACCACCGTCCTCGTGCTGCTCGCCTTCGCGGGCCGCCCGCCCCGGTCGCTCGTCGCCGAGGGCCGACGCGCCACCAGGGACATCGCGGGGCTCGCGCTCCGCGTGCTACTACGCGAgggcaacgccgccgccgccagcttcGCCGCGCTCCTACTCGGCcgccgcgacgacgacgacgcttcCTAATCAGTAGCTGTAGCTGTAGCCCGtccccctcttcttcttcttctcaagctAGATTTCCCCACCTCCACTCGACAGTCCTGTCCTGTCCTTCTCCGTCCGGACGCAGTCGCCTGCGCAAGCCAAGATTGTGATGTGATATGATTTGGGGGCGGGCGTCTCGGCGTGGTGTTTTCCGGTCTCTCTTCTTGGCCTGCGCTGATTTGTTTACTACTCCACTTACTAGGTGTAAATTAGTATCACACCAAGTTGTTTCAGTTACTCCACAAATTGGACAGTGATGGCATCTGTAATGAATGTAGCTTGTCTTTAGCTCTTGGCCATGAAATTGATTCGGGGGATTATATATACAGTACCGAAATTGGTTCTTGTACCTATGTGCTCAAGTTCAAAAGATTGTTTGGATGACAGAATTGATTTCAAGGCTAATTAAGCTTGCAGAAGGCATACAACATCTGTTAGCGCAACAAATCTTCGAGTAGCGCTTTCTTTCAGATGATGTCATCTTTTGGTAGGGAGAATATTGGCCGCTCTGGTGGAAGCCATCTCTACAAAATGGGCACGCATCTGTGAAGGTCCAGTTGGACCCAGCTATTACAGATGAAACTGTAagtgttcttttcttcctttctttCACAGACTCCATGATTTTAATTAGCACAACAAATATTTGAttcaactagcactttattcGAAATGATGAGTTGTATCTTTGTGAAATTTCTTAGTTCTTAGCTAATTGTGTGGCTTATCTGTCATGCACAATATTTATCCTCGAAATATTTTATTTAACTTGTATTGTTGTGTTACTATCTGAGTTGTGCCTCGAAATTGTGAAATGGCAGTTCCCTTAGAGTTGTCAGTCACTGTACAATTATGATGCATGCCCATTACTACTTCATTTAGCTTGGAAACAAAATTAGGAGGGGCCAACACAATGACAATGGTGACAAATTTGAAGACTGATCAAGACAATGACATAAACATTCCGACTTTAAATATAGGGTTATTCTCAATCTTTTTATGGGCTCAACCGTACATAGAAAATGTGTGAGCTCCCCTTTGTTACGAGTACCATCATAAAGCCCCTGCCCGGGATATTGAATGAAGATTCTTCATATGCTGATTTGGTGGGGAAAAGCATGTTAAATTGGCTTGATGCAACCATCTCTTGTCCGTCATCCAGCCTCCAACCTGAGGAAAGTACCAGTGCAAGGTAGGCTTCATTGTAATTCTAGGTAGATAACTCTGGTATAATATTGCCTTTACtatgtgttcgagaaaaaaatgcCTTTGCAGTCATGTAATATGATCGATTACTTTGTCAGGTATTGAGGACTTTATGCAAGTGGCACTGGCATGTTTCCCATTGAGCATAACTGGAAGAATTTAAACAGATGAGTGAGAGATCAGTGATGCAGAAAGATCATTAGTGTTGGCTCTCTTCAGAAATGCCAGATTTTCTAATGGCGCAGCTTTGTCATTGTCCAGTACTGAAACTCTGATATTTAAGTATTTTTAGTCACCTGTTTTACTAGCGGAAGAAATGACAGATGGCATAAATGATTCAGTAAAGATGACTGACCAAGGGTTCAGTTAGTGGACTGTATTTGATTCTTGTCTCCTCACAAGTCACAGCCAATATTTCACGTACAGTTTACCGCTCTATTTCCCAGCCCTTCTGTCAATTTTCATTGGTCAAAGATTCTTCTTTGGGAGAGAATTGCTCATCCGCTCAATATGATACAAGCCAAAGTGCTGAGTTGATGCCAGATTCAGTGCAGACCTTATGTCTCAGAGATGAACTCTCAGCCTTAATTGAGTCTCCAAATTTCAACTCCTGAAAACAGAGCTGACAGCATGAGATAAGGTATAGTATATTTACATCTTTTTAAATTCAGAAGCTGTTTTCCTTGTCTTATGCGTAATGGTTATTTGGTGTTTTCTCATAGAGGTTGACATCTTAGTTACATGAGAATTGTTGTCGTCACACCTGCAATCACTACCATCATCTTCCATTATTAGGGAAATTGTAGTTATCAATATATATACAAGAGAAGGTCAGCCCATGCATATTGGATTGCATTTTTCAAAACATCCTAGTACGAAAAATGCCGCACCTAGTGGGGAGAAAAAGGATGCTGAAATACCCTGTGAAAGCATTTCTCATAGAGGTTGATGTCTGAATGTTTATCTATTCAGCACTTGTTTTACTAGTATTCAGTCATGTGTTGCGATATAAGCTGAGAAAGAGAGAGCAGAGTAATGGGTGGATTAGCCAATGTATGGCTTTTATGGTCTCCTGTAATcatttttaattaattaattttagCAAACAAGTGATTATACTAGTTATAGTTGTACTATGTATCCTCTGAAATACCCTGTGAAAGCAATATGATCAAGCCTGTCCATATATCCTTTTAAATTGCAATATGTAAATTTATTTAGTTTGTGTAATGTCAATACTTTTCTCATGCTATTATTGCTTCCATTTTAAATACAACTAGCTCCTGAACTGAAATATAATTCGTCCCAAATGTATGGATTGCTATGTGTTATAAGATGCACACTGAAAACTACAATAATGTACTGTTTTGAAAAACCACATTTGGTCATCTCTTTATGTTTTGCTAAATCTTGTGTGTATTTCAGCCATTGGACAAGTTGTAAGCAAAGAAACTGATGATACAATCATGCCAATGAAGAAGCGCAAGTTGAATATTAGAATAGATTGGCCATACAAGCAAATTACGTGGTTGTAAAGTCATCTGTTTACTTATCTATTATATGAAATGAAACTAGTAGCTATATGCTTCAGTAATAGCTATATCTATCAGGCACACTGACCTGAGATTGAGAAAAGGGCATGGTTTCTTGGTTCATATAGTTTCAGAGAACACAACAACTCTTCAGGTTTTCGGTGGATTTGTTGTATTGGCCATTCAGTTTCAGCACTCACACTTATCTAGTTATCATCTTTATCTCTGTTGTTGTTTGCATGGAGTTACAGTTTATCATACAAACCAATGTGGTCTTAAGTTGTTGAAAAAAACAGTACTAGCAAAGCTTTGAATTTCTTGTACATGAGTTTTTTTTCCCCTTTGAAGAGGTCTGCACGTTCCACTTACATTTGCTTTTTCTTGCATTGGCGTCGGCGTTGCACCGTTGTTTTGCATTAGATATGGTATTCCCAGACTCCCAGTGACCATCCGCCACCACTACAGAGCTACCCATACCCACTAATTATTActcactccattccaaattataatcagcctgttcggctggaggAAAATGATTGtatacgatcgtaaattttcagtcgaaacagtatttttttctcatataaatcagccagcagtactttttcacgaaccagcaacgatatgaaccagccaaccgaacaggctgaacatgttttggcttttctacctTTATAATCTTTACTATGCATTTAGAtgtatattatatctagatatatagtaaaagttATGAATTTAGAAATGCCAAAATGGCTTATAATTTATGATAGAGGAAGTACCCATTACTCATTGGACGTGGATAATTAAAACACATTGGATAGGGATATAATTAAAATTTGAATGGGTTGGATATAATTAAAACGTGGACAAACGGTAATGCTCTCAATGCTCGCTCGCTGGGCTTGTGGATCAGCCGGGCGACCGGCCTGTCTTCTTTGCTTCGGTGCAGTTGCTCTCCCAAATCTCTCTACTATGCATCAGCCATTCAGAATATTCCCCACTCAGCTCTGACCGTCGTGGCTGCCACCGCACCATCCACCGAGCCGCAGAGCCTCCACGACGAATGCTTCAGCAAACAGGCGAGGGGAGGAGCTTCATGTGAAGCCGCCCCACCGCCGAGTTGCCCGCGTCGCTGCCGCATCGGTGAGCTCTGCGCCGTCACCGACCTCCACACCGCTGTCGAGCTCTGCAACGATGAGTCTCCATttgtccaagcagcaaggtgataTTGCGTTGAaattgcatgttgcaagcgtatgtttcaactgttttagatgttttagaggtcaggtatgttgcaagtgttttatatcgatgttgcaaaagtagatcaggatgttgcacatgttacaatggctaaacacgtatgttttaagtgtatattttcaaatgtttcatttgtttcagatgtatgttggaGCACCGTATCATCATCTGCAAAGTCATCCAAAAACGAATACGAAAAGGCAAGGGTGCTATTACGAGTGGCATAAGGAAATGTGAGCTCGTCGAACACGACATGCCGGGACGTGATAATTTTCTTAGACTTGAGATCAAGACAACGGTAGCCCTTGTGATCAGAGGGGTAGCCGAGAAAGATGCACTCGGTGGATCGTGGCGCAAGTTTGTGAGGAGTGGTAGCCGATAGGTTGGGATAGCAGCGACATCCAAAAGCCCGGAGGTGGGAATAGGACGGCTTGGAGTCGAACAAAGCCTGGTGTGGAGTGAGATTTTTTAGGACTTTTGTGGGGTGGAGGTTAAAGAGGTGGGTGGCTGTGTGTAAGGCATCGGCCCAGAAGGCGGGAGGAAGACCGGCTTGAATCAACAATGTTCAAAGAATATTGTTGATTGAGCGGATGACACGCTCAGCTTTTCCATTTTGTGGTGAAGTGTGCGGGCAAGAGAGTCGGAACCGAATTCCCTGGGAAAGAAAAAATGAGCGAGCAGCGTGGTTATCAAATTCACGACCATTATCGCATTGGACGAAACTGATACGACACTGAAAATGTGTTAACACGTAGGTGTGAAAATCGCGAATAGTGGAAAAAGTGTCAGATTTCAGTTTCAAGGGAAATGTCCAGAGATAATGAGTGAAATCATCTAAACACGCCAAATAATATTTATTGCCAAACACACTGGGAACCGGAGAAGTCCACAAATCACAATGAATAATCTCAAAAGGGCGCTGAGTGTGCGTTAAAGATGTAGAAAACGGCAAACGAAAATGTTTTCCTAACTGACACTCATGACAAGGAGTGGCAGGTGTTTTATTTGGGGCGACAGAGATGGCGTTGGCTGACTTCAATTGAGAGAGAACTTTGGCGCTGGGATGGCCGAGGCGACGATGCCAAATGTCTTCTGCAAGAGCTAGCAGCACTGCGCGAGTGGAGGTGGGTGGCGTGAAGAAAGGGTACAAATCGCCGGAGCTATTGCACCGATAGAGCAGCGCCTTAGTTTTCAGATCCTTCACAGACAAACCAAACGGGTCAAATTCCACAGACACAAGGTTGTCAATGGTAAACTTGCGCACGGAAATAAGATTGGTGACTAATTGAGGAGAAACTAAAACGTTGGATAAAGAAAATTGCCGGGtaggagagggaaaaacaacactGCCACGAGCGGTGATGGGAATGGAAGAGCCGTTGCTGACAAGAATATTTGTGGGTGTGTGGGAAGGAGAAGTGGAGGAGAGAATACCCTGATCGTTGGAGAGATGGGAGGACGCGCCGGAATCCATGAACCAGTCGGGCTGCTGCAGGGTCATGGAGTTCAGCGTGTTGATCAAGGCAGTGGGATCCCAGGTGTTCGTGGTGGACGTCATTGCAGCTACTGCAGGCGCGCCGGCAGTAGGTAATTCGGGAGGGGCGCCAGCGAACATGGCCTGATGCGGAACGCCGGGACGTGGACCAAGCACGCCCTGGGTAGGCTGCATTGGCCACATCTGGAAGGTGCCGGTGTAGGGGTTCAGGAACGGACGGAAACCGCCGAAACCGCCGGGCGCGCCAGACCTGCCGGAGGATGGCGCACTGTTGCGATTTTTGTTCTTGTTcctgttcttgttgttgttccGCGGCACAGAGGAGGACTGCTGGGGCGCTGAAGGGGAAGCGAGTGGCTGGGGCACCGGCGGTTGAGGCGCCACCACCAGCGCCGTTTGTTCGCCAGGCTGCGGGATCTTGAGGTCCGCCTCCTCAAGTTCCAGCATGGAGCACGTAGTGTTGAACGTCGGCAGGGGATCCTAGGATTTGATGAGGGTCCCCATGTGACGAAGAGTCGGACTTAGGCCTCGAATGAGAGTGAGGACCAGAGTCGGCTCATTGACGGGGAATCCGAGATCGGCGCGCGTACGACTTGAGGCGCTCGCTGTAGTCGGAGAAGGAGAGGTTGCCTTGCGCGAGATTGCGGAAGTCCGCTTCCGACGCAAGGGCCCGCGACGACTTGTTGTTCTGGAACTGCACCTCGATCGCCAGCCAGATGGTGCGGGCGTTTGCGCCGGGCGTCATCACCTTGTTCATCAGCTTCGGAGAGATGGACGAGTAGATGAGGGATCGGACAGAGAAATCTGTCGTCGTCCACACCGGCATGACCGGGTCAGGCACCGGCGTACCATCGATGTGGTGACTAGCGCCGAACTTGCCGAGGAGGGTGGTGAAAAGCTCACGCCAGGCACGATAATTGGGCGGGTGAAGTTCCAGGGTGATGGGGAGGTGAGTTTTGATATTGATGGTGGCGAGAGAGGCAGCAGGATTCGGAGGGGCGGCGGCAGGAAGGACTGCGGCGAGGGCTGCAGCAAGAGCTGCGGTGGGATCGGGCACGatctcgtcgtcggccatggcaagAGAGAGGAGGGCGGGCCGCCGGGTGGGTGGACGTGTCGTGAGGGGAACACGCGCGGAGAGGGGTGGCGGCGTGAGGAAGAAGAGTCGCGGCCTGGGCGCGCGATCAGCGGAAGCGGAGGATCGGGTATGCGGCTGATACCATGTTAGAGTGGGAAGATCAGATTGAGGGCAAAAGCCACACTAGGCAACAGCCAGGGGCGCCATTATATATAAGCCAATGGGCTGAATTACAGGAGGTGATAGACACCAATAATAGCTTACTATACATGCCTACCATGCATGTGTAACCGTAACAACCGTAACTATACAAGCCTACCATACATGTGTAACAATATTCCAACAGTTACAAAAGCCTACCATACACGTGTAACAATATTCCAACAGTTACAAAAGTATATCCGGATGTTGCAAGGGTATGTTCTAAGTGTTTCacgtgtttcatatgtatgttgtatgtgtttcatcttgatgttgcatatgtttgcaatggctgcACGTGTTTTCATGTTTTTTCTGgcgtttttcaagtgtttcagacatatgttgcaattgtttcattagttttggacatatgttgcaagtgtttcatttgaatgttgcaaagtAGACCGGGTGTTGTACATAGACGTTAGAGCGACACGAGCCCTATGTGGGCGCGCAAAACGGGGTGTAGGCGCGGGTACCATCCAATGGACCGATATCCGATCGGACGTCCGGGCACTAGCACTTGCCTCGGACAAAGCATGGGTGTGCCCAAACTTTGCCCAACGGCATCGCTTGATGTGTGAAAATGCTAAAATACCGTAGTTTTTTTAAAATGACTTGTGTGCAGTTTGCGCTTGCCGTGTATCTGTTGGAATCGTCAGAGAAAAGCACCAAGACATATGTAGTCCTCACGACAAAACTACAACAGTACTTGGATAACCAACGACAACAGTTAACACAAGGTAGGTACATAAAAAGCAAAGTCACTGCAGCATTTGTCGTCCAATTTAACCCCTAATAAGCACCTCTGAACCTACTTCTGAAAAAGCATGGATAAATTAGAATTAGAATCGATGGGCTCAGCTCAGAGCACAGCCTCGAATTCAGTTCTGAAACTCTTGGACTTGTGCTTGACCATGCGGATCACCGGGCAGCACCTCCACGCCGGTGAAGACAGTCACCGGGATCCAGGGACGTCTTACCTCACCAAAGTTAAGAACGAACTTATTGGCAATGCAAAACCTCGCTGAGCCAAAGTTCACCAGGCCGTGCACTAACTGCGACCAGTTCTCCGGCAGCTCAGATTCCTCCTCCCCAATGTGCTGCATCGTCGGTGGCGGAGAGCCCGCGGCAGTGGAGAGGTTGTCCAGCGTGCACAAGTCATAGGGGCAGCACCCAGTCGCCCACCTTGTTCCACTCATGGGTCACCGTGTCGAATGACTAGGTTGATGTGGTGGTTGACACACATATCCTGGTGCCGTCGACCACCGTGGAGTCAGTCATGAGAGGGACCTCGTACTCTCGGTCCTCCAAGAATGGCGGCGGTGGGAGCTCACTCCAGCGCCACTTCCCCATAGAGTCGTAGCCAAGAACCTCGAAACAGGACGTGCAACGGTGCATATCCAACACGAACAGGTTGTCCCAGTGATCGTCAGAGTCAGGCATGGCACGGGCAGCAGCAGCACCTGGGATGGAGACCGCCACACAATAGGAATCCTTGAGCGAATTCAGGATGGGTGTTGGAGTCAGGGAGCACAGCTCAGTGTTGTAGATGCTGGTGTTGCCGGCCTCGTCCGAGAAGAGGACCTTGTTCTTGCACTTGCCAAGGAGAGCGAGCACAACCAATGGAACGGTCAGGTTCAATTGGCAGAAATGATTGGTAGTGAATGCTCGGTGTAGGCATTCGGTTGATCTTCaacttagggcgcgtttagatgcaaaaatttttgggttttggctactgtagcagtttcgtttgtatttgccaattagtgtttaattatggactaattaggttcgaaagtttcgtctcgcgatttctcacccaactgtgcaattagttttttttcgtctacatttagtactccatgcatgtgccgcaaaattcgatgtaatgggtactgcgcaaaaatttttggaactaaacaagccctTACTGATGCAAGTCTTCATCTTAGCTTGAGCCTCTGCGTCCAGTGCTTCACCTGTTGACGGGTAGAAGAGCTTCGACACGTCCATGAGCCTCAGCGAGGAAATTTTTTAAATGATTAACTGCGAATCTAGAAGTTGTTACAGGAGAGTTATACATATAGCACCCTGTCAGTCATCGTGGCCATGACGTGGCAGCCGACGATCATCAGAGGGACCTGTCGGCGGCGATAGGGGTCATGTCGGCCTCTTGAAAGCCGACAGGGGCAATATACATCTGGACAGCCGTCTAGGCCTGTCGGCGTCCTGGTTTATTCCATGTGTCATCCTGCAATGTCGCAACCAACCTTCATCACCCAACAAACTTTATAGAGCTTTTGAAGGAACATAGTAAGATAATAATACTAAAAACTTTTGAAGGAACAAACACGTTCTTATTAACTGAGCGCTACATGAATATTACCTGCAACAATAAATGACATGTGTGGAGCTCTAGGTAGCTAAGATCAATAGTCCAACAACTaatcctaacatgccttagggaaTTTAACTAAAGCATGACATGCAATGGCATATGTAGACTCTATGTTACTAAATAGGTTCAGAACTCCATCGTTAATCCTAAAATGCCTTA
Proteins encoded in this region:
- the LOC136502921 gene encoding uncharacterized protein, which produces MADDEIVPDPTAALAAALAAVLPAAAPPNPAASLATINIKTHLPITLELHPPNYRAWRELFTTLLGKFGASHHIDGTPVPDPVMPVWTTTDFSVRSLIYSSISPKLMNKVMTPGANARTIWLAIEVQFQNNKSSRALASEADFRNLAQGNLSFSDYSERLKSYARRSRIPRQ
- the LOC136505526 gene encoding uncharacterized protein — translated: MDPAAEPPAAAWPPWTSLLLRALSRRRTWVALFLAVYAALLSSSWSLLASVRAWYYSSASAPVWPAALYASVMYGAVFGLLSMGAALAVAAPAMLVTWTTVLVLLAFAGRPPRSLVAEGRRATRDIAGLALRVLLREGNAAAASFAALLLGRRDDDDAS